One window from the genome of Breoghania sp. L-A4 encodes:
- a CDS encoding MarR family transcriptional regulator: MSASSRMPGHLIRRLHQVSTHVFVQRVREAGFDLTPVQFAALDALRHSPGIDQAGLAQAIGKDRATVGAVADRLEQKGLVSRTVSQRDKRARELVITNEGAAIVATLLPIVEKLQKEILPGLDEAEYQQFIALAAKAANVTIED; this comes from the coding sequence ATGAGCGCGAGCTCCAGAATGCCGGGACATCTGATCCGGCGATTGCATCAGGTCTCCACGCATGTGTTCGTGCAGCGGGTGCGCGAGGCCGGGTTCGACCTGACGCCGGTGCAATTCGCCGCGCTGGACGCGCTGCGCCACAGCCCCGGCATCGACCAGGCGGGCCTGGCGCAGGCCATCGGCAAGGACCGCGCGACGGTGGGCGCCGTGGCCGACCGGCTGGAGCAGAAGGGGCTTGTGAGCCGCACCGTCAGCCAACGCGACAAGCGCGCGCGCGAACTGGTCATCACGAACGAAGGCGCGGCGATCGTCGCGACGCTTCTTCCCATTGTGGAAAAGCTTCAAAAGGAGATCCTGCCCGGCCTCGATGAGGCCGAATACCAGCAGTTCATCGCCCTGGCCGCGAAGGCCGCCAACGTCACAATCGAGGATTGA
- a CDS encoding shikimate kinase — MHDRDPDRLRERLGARSIVLVGMMGCGKTSVGRQLAARLKIPFVDADHEIEEAANLTVPEIFARHGEDYFRAGERRVIARLLGQPPRVLATGGGAFMNAQTRANIAERGVSVWLKGDFETLFARVSRRTSRPLLQNPDPEGVMRKLLAERDPVYAQADVTVISRDVPHEVIVDEILAGLDDYFAAHPEAGPAI; from the coding sequence ATGCACGATCGCGACCCGGACCGGTTGCGGGAGCGCCTCGGCGCGCGCTCGATCGTGCTCGTCGGCATGATGGGCTGCGGCAAGACCAGTGTGGGACGCCAATTGGCCGCGCGGCTGAAGATCCCCTTCGTCGACGCCGATCACGAAATCGAGGAAGCCGCCAATCTGACCGTACCGGAGATCTTCGCCCGTCACGGCGAGGACTATTTCCGCGCCGGAGAACGGCGGGTCATAGCCCGTCTGCTCGGACAGCCGCCCCGGGTGCTGGCGACCGGCGGCGGCGCCTTCATGAACGCGCAGACGCGCGCCAATATTGCCGAACGCGGCGTATCCGTTTGGCTGAAGGGGGATTTCGAGACCCTTTTCGCACGCGTCAGCCGCAGGACGTCGCGTCCGCTGTTGCAAAATCCGGATCCGGAAGGTGTCATGCGCAAGCTGCTTGCGGAACGCGATCCGGTCTACGCGCAAGCCGATGTCACGGTGATCTCGCGCGATGTGCCGCACGAGGTCATCGTCGACGAGATCCTGGCGGGGCTGGATGACTATTTCGCGGCGCATCCCGAGGCCGGCCCCGCGATCTGA
- the xerD gene encoding site-specific tyrosine recombinase XerD, with protein MREGHHSEAFLEMLAVERGAAINTLDSYRRDLEDFGSFIATFGRAAHEAESADIAAYMRDLTQRGFAASSQARRLSALRQFFKFLYGEGIRKDDPSSTIAAPKGRQSLPGVLTEAEVDRLIESARFNASIDGESAARRLRAARLYTMLEVLYATGLRVSELVALPLRAASHGARMLMVRGKGGRERMVPLSDRAHEAMIRYTELRRTEAAYADSPWLFPSFGESGHFSRQAFARDLKALARDVGIASASVSPHVLRHAFASHLLQNGADLRIVQQLLGHADISTTQIYTHVLDERLKQLVQTHHPLAEKRPVSKT; from the coding sequence ATGCGCGAAGGCCACCACTCAGAGGCGTTTCTGGAGATGCTCGCGGTGGAGCGCGGCGCGGCCATCAACACGCTCGACAGCTACCGCCGCGATCTCGAGGATTTCGGCAGCTTCATCGCGACCTTCGGCCGGGCAGCGCATGAAGCCGAAAGCGCCGACATCGCCGCCTACATGCGCGATCTCACCCAACGCGGTTTCGCCGCCAGTTCCCAGGCCCGGCGGCTCTCCGCGCTCAGGCAGTTCTTCAAGTTCCTGTATGGCGAAGGCATCCGCAAGGACGACCCCTCTTCCACCATCGCGGCTCCCAAGGGCCGCCAGTCGCTGCCGGGCGTGCTCACCGAGGCCGAGGTCGACCGGCTGATCGAATCCGCCCGCTTCAACGCGTCGATCGATGGCGAGAGCGCGGCGCGGCGCCTGCGCGCCGCCCGCCTCTATACAATGCTCGAAGTGCTCTATGCCACGGGTCTGAGGGTGTCCGAGCTGGTGGCCTTGCCGCTGCGTGCGGCAAGCCACGGCGCGCGCATGCTGATGGTGCGCGGCAAGGGAGGACGCGAACGCATGGTGCCGCTGTCCGACCGCGCGCACGAGGCCATGATCCGGTACACCGAGTTGCGCCGCACCGAGGCCGCCTATGCGGACAGCCCGTGGCTGTTTCCCTCCTTTGGCGAAAGCGGCCATTTCAGCCGCCAGGCCTTCGCCCGCGACCTCAAGGCGCTGGCCCGCGACGTGGGCATCGCGTCGGCCAGTGTTTCGCCGCATGTGCTGCGCCACGCCTTCGCCAGCCACTTGCTGCAAAACGGCGCCGATCTGAGGATCGTGCAGCAATTGCTGGGCCATGCCGACATCTCGACGACCCAGATCTACACCCATGTGCTGGACGAGAGATTGAAACAGCTGGTCCAGACGCACCATCCGCTTGCGGAAAAACGTCCGGTTTCAAAGACCTAG
- a CDS encoding NAD(P)-dependent oxidoreductase: MSEHVAVVFGGAGFIGTHLLRSLVADGRHTVVISADIKDPARTVEGVDYRYCDVRQPIDAAAIGHADTIYNLAAVHTTPGHEEWEYYWTNVLGATHVCDYARAVGAPRMVFTSSISVYGPCETAKDETSRLEPNSGYGRSKFQAEEIHRAWLHSGDGRRLRIVRPAVVFGPGEGGNFTRLAGLLKKRRFLYPGRKDTIKACGYVGELVRMLDYALERDEAELTFNFAYPERYTTEDICRAFHTVAGTPMPPGVMPLPVMLMGGLAFEVLGTLGYKTSVNRARVLKLVNSTNIVPKVMPALGYAYETDLEEALRRWQAADPAGDFV, encoded by the coding sequence ATGAGCGAACATGTTGCGGTCGTTTTCGGCGGCGCGGGCTTTATCGGCACGCATCTGCTCCGGTCCCTGGTCGCTGACGGGCGCCACACTGTTGTCATCAGCGCCGACATCAAGGATCCCGCGCGCACCGTCGAAGGCGTCGACTACCGCTACTGCGACGTCCGCCAGCCGATTGATGCGGCCGCCATCGGTCATGCCGACACAATCTACAACCTCGCCGCCGTCCACACGACGCCGGGTCACGAGGAATGGGAGTACTACTGGACCAACGTGCTCGGCGCGACGCATGTCTGCGACTACGCCCGCGCCGTGGGCGCGCCGCGCATGGTCTTCACAAGCTCGATTTCCGTCTATGGCCCGTGTGAGACGGCGAAGGACGAAACCTCCAGGCTCGAGCCCAATTCCGGCTATGGCCGTTCGAAATTCCAGGCCGAGGAAATCCACCGCGCGTGGCTGCACTCAGGCGACGGCCGCCGCCTGCGCATCGTGCGTCCTGCCGTGGTCTTCGGCCCCGGCGAAGGCGGCAATTTTACCCGCCTCGCCGGCCTGCTGAAGAAGCGCCGGTTCCTCTATCCCGGCCGCAAGGACACCATCAAGGCCTGCGGCTACGTCGGCGAACTGGTGCGGATGCTCGACTACGCGCTTGAGCGCGACGAGGCCGAGCTCACCTTCAACTTCGCCTACCCCGAACGCTATACCACCGAGGACATCTGCCGCGCCTTCCACACGGTGGCCGGAACGCCCATGCCGCCGGGCGTGATGCCGCTGCCCGTCATGCTGATGGGCGGTCTGGCGTTCGAGGTGCTGGGCACGCTCGGCTACAAGACCTCGGTCAATCGCGCCCGCGTTCTCAAGCTCGTCAACTCGACCAATATCGTGCCCAAAGTGATGCCCGCGCTGGGCTACGCCTATGAGACCGATCTCGAGGAAGCGCTGCGCCGCTGGCAGGCGGCGGATCCGGCCGGCGACTTCGTCTGA
- a CDS encoding GNAT family N-acetyltransferase, producing the protein MADTLTLQQTAPLAAPAHLSALRGECLTLDEALGEMQHWRALADNPLERNAFFGPDFLPAYLRNLAPETIRVAVARHHRTGALHALAPVGRRRLGLGFAGSAVAVWSNNFAPLGTPLVQGDAEAALDALCAAATHGFESPLLAIPFMRLDGPVYAALKTVLAARGRTIGLADHYRRASLDCTLTADAYMEKNLSGNRRQKLRRSRRTLAREGAFESRWCTRETDVEAAFEAFLTLEAAGWKGEGGSAIALNEARDRFAREAVLALSKHGKVGVLVLSLDDRPVAANVILLDGPHGIAWKTAYDESLSRHSPGVMSIIDGMQAIMGGGVLREVDSLTEPGHPMIEPLWHERIPVATVLTAGGPLAATRLALMQADIRAHHTARALAKRGVARAKRLLNR; encoded by the coding sequence ATGGCTGACACGCTCACCTTGCAGCAGACCGCGCCGCTGGCGGCGCCGGCGCACCTGAGCGCCCTGCGCGGCGAATGCCTGACGCTCGACGAGGCGCTGGGCGAGATGCAGCATTGGCGCGCGCTGGCGGACAACCCGCTGGAGCGCAACGCGTTCTTCGGGCCCGACTTCCTGCCCGCCTATCTGCGCAACCTGGCGCCGGAGACGATCCGCGTCGCGGTCGCCCGCCACCACCGCACCGGCGCCCTGCACGCGCTCGCGCCTGTCGGCCGCCGGCGGCTGGGCCTGGGGTTCGCGGGCTCGGCTGTGGCCGTATGGAGCAACAATTTCGCGCCCCTCGGCACGCCCCTGGTCCAGGGCGACGCGGAAGCCGCGCTGGACGCCCTGTGCGCCGCCGCCACACACGGTTTCGAAAGCCCGCTTCTCGCCATCCCCTTCATGCGACTCGACGGCCCGGTCTACGCCGCGCTGAAAACCGTGCTCGCCGCACGCGGGCGGACCATTGGGCTGGCCGATCACTACCGCCGCGCCAGCCTCGACTGCACGCTGACTGCCGACGCCTACATGGAAAAGAACCTCTCGGGAAACCGTCGGCAGAAGCTGCGCCGCTCCCGGCGCACGCTCGCCAGGGAAGGCGCCTTCGAGTCCCGCTGGTGCACGCGGGAAACTGACGTGGAGGCCGCCTTCGAAGCCTTCCTGACGCTGGAGGCCGCGGGCTGGAAGGGTGAGGGCGGCAGCGCGATCGCCTTGAACGAAGCGCGCGACCGCTTCGCCCGCGAAGCGGTTCTGGCGCTCAGCAAACACGGCAAGGTCGGTGTGCTTGTCCTCAGCCTGGACGATCGCCCGGTCGCCGCCAACGTGATCCTGCTCGACGGACCGCACGGCATCGCCTGGAAAACCGCCTATGACGAGAGCCTGTCGCGCCATTCGCCCGGCGTCATGAGCATCATCGACGGCATGCAGGCGATCATGGGCGGAGGCGTGCTGCGCGAGGTGGATTCGCTCACCGAGCCCGGCCATCCGATGATCGAGCCGCTGTGGCACGAGCGCATTCCCGTCGCCACCGTTCTGACCGCCGGCGGCCCATTGGCCGCCACCCGCCTCGCCCTGATGCAAGCCGACATTCGCGCCCACCACACCGCCCGCGCCCTGGCCAAGCGCGGCGTCGCCAGGGCGAAGCGCCTGCTGAATCGCTAG
- a CDS encoding YchJ family metal-binding protein, translated as MTQCPCRSGETFDACCGRFLSRAELPETAEQLMRSRYAAFVRRDIAYLKETLWPKFQKTLDTAGLAAWAEQKQWVGLEILKTGAGGPADKLGMVLFVARSLEGGEIREHREYSLFRKKNKRWYYVGAEKDVMLPG; from the coding sequence ATGACGCAATGCCCCTGCCGGTCCGGCGAGACCTTTGACGCCTGCTGCGGCCGCTTCCTCTCCCGCGCGGAACTGCCTGAGACGGCAGAACAGTTGATGCGCTCGCGCTATGCGGCCTTCGTCCGACGCGACATCGCTTATCTCAAGGAAACGCTCTGGCCGAAATTCCAGAAGACCCTGGATACCGCGGGCCTTGCGGCCTGGGCGGAACAAAAGCAGTGGGTCGGGCTGGAAATCCTCAAGACCGGCGCCGGCGGCCCCGCCGACAAGCTCGGCATGGTGCTGTTTGTCGCCCGCTCACTTGAAGGCGGCGAGATCCGCGAGCACCGCGAATACAGCCTGTTCCGCAAGAAGAACAAGCGCTGGTATTACGTCGGCGCCGAAAAGGACGTGATGCTGCCGGGCTGA
- the aroB gene encoding 3-dehydroquinate synthase produces MKRRTFMMDLAADTDKHERVRVELGDRGYDILIGPGLISEAGANLAEKFPDARLAIVTDSNVARHHLDAFVRGTDAAGLTSTVIMVKPGEGSKSFATFQDVCDQVLAARLERNDVIVALGGGVVGDLAGFVAGVVRRGMTFVQVPTTLLAQVDSSVGGKTGINTRFGKNLIGVFNQPALVLADTDTLDTLTERDFRAGYAEVAKYGLIDDPEFFVWLEENWRGIFDGGPARIEAIARSCRAKASVVAADEREAGRRALLNLGHTFGHALEAAVGYDGALLVHGEGVAIGMSLAHRFSAELGLCPEDDVARVERHLSAIGLPVHMQQIPGQLPPVAALMDSIAQDKKVSRGALTFILTRGIGQSFVETGVDPARVAAFLEEMHPS; encoded by the coding sequence ATGAAAAGACGGACATTCATGATGGATCTGGCGGCAGATACCGACAAACACGAGCGGGTGCGGGTTGAACTGGGCGATCGCGGATACGATATCCTGATCGGCCCCGGACTCATCAGTGAGGCCGGCGCGAATCTGGCTGAAAAATTTCCCGACGCACGGCTGGCGATCGTCACCGACAGCAATGTGGCGCGGCATCATCTGGACGCCTTCGTCCGCGGCACGGATGCGGCGGGCCTTACTTCCACGGTGATCATGGTCAAGCCGGGCGAGGGGTCGAAGAGCTTCGCCACGTTCCAGGACGTCTGCGATCAGGTGCTGGCCGCCCGACTCGAGCGCAACGATGTGATCGTGGCGCTTGGCGGCGGCGTCGTCGGCGATCTGGCAGGGTTCGTCGCAGGCGTCGTGCGCCGCGGCATGACCTTCGTGCAGGTTCCCACGACACTGCTGGCCCAGGTGGACAGCTCGGTGGGCGGCAAGACAGGCATCAACACGCGGTTCGGCAAGAATCTCATCGGCGTCTTCAACCAGCCGGCGCTGGTGCTGGCGGACACCGACACGCTCGATACGCTCACCGAACGCGACTTTCGCGCCGGCTATGCCGAGGTCGCCAAATACGGGCTGATCGACGATCCGGAGTTTTTCGTCTGGCTGGAGGAGAACTGGCGCGGGATTTTCGACGGCGGCCCGGCGCGGATCGAGGCGATCGCCCGGTCCTGCCGCGCCAAGGCGAGCGTTGTCGCCGCTGACGAACGCGAGGCGGGACGACGCGCGCTGCTCAATCTGGGGCACACCTTTGGCCACGCGCTGGAGGCGGCCGTCGGCTACGACGGCGCCTTGCTGGTGCACGGCGAAGGCGTTGCGATCGGCATGAGCCTGGCGCACCGGTTTTCCGCCGAACTGGGGCTGTGCCCTGAAGACGATGTGGCGCGGGTCGAGCGTCACCTGAGCGCCATCGGCCTTCCGGTGCACATGCAGCAGATTCCGGGCCAGCTGCCGCCGGTGGCGGCGCTGATGGACAGCATCGCGCAGGACAAGAAGGTCTCGCGCGGCGCGCTGACCTTCATTCTGACCCGCGGTATCGGACAATCCTTCGTCGAGACGGGCGTCGATCCGGCGCGCGTCGCGGCATTCCTCGAGGAGATGCATCCATCATGA
- a CDS encoding acyl-CoA synthetase: protein MLPTASDYAGLVAGFRWNIPARYNIAADVCDRWAAAEPDRIALIHRLHDGRHETHSYEDLRRAANRLANVLRGLGVGRADRVALMLPQSPQTAFSHIAVYKLGAIAVPLASLFGVDALRYRLDNCDAKVLVTTAAGAEKISEIRGELPNLRHVITIGGPTEGSLGLEDLMERARDAFETFDSVPDDPALMIYTSGTTGPPKGALHGHRVLLGHLPGVQMPHEFFPQPNDLFWTPADWAWAGGLLNVLLPSLHFGVPVVAGPAEKFDPERAFELMADCGVRNTFIPPTALKMLRTMENPRAKYDLKLRTIGSGGESLGRETFEWAREALGITVNEFYGQTECNLVLSSCAAAGVSRAGAIGKPVPGHEVAIIDAEGNVVEAETEGQIAVRRPDPVMFLEYWKRPEATRDKFVGDWMLTGDQGLMDGDGYVHFVGRDDDVITSAGYRIGPGEIEDCLLSHPSVALAAAIGKPDKLRTEIVKAFIVLKDPDARSEALEREIQSYVRERLAAHEYPREIAFVDSLPMTTTGKVIRRILRDEAKAEAEG, encoded by the coding sequence ATGCTGCCCACCGCATCCGACTATGCCGGGCTCGTCGCCGGTTTCCGCTGGAACATCCCCGCGCGCTACAACATCGCCGCCGACGTCTGCGACCGCTGGGCGGCGGCCGAGCCCGACCGGATCGCGCTGATCCACAGGCTGCATGACGGCCGGCACGAGACCCACAGCTACGAGGACCTGCGCCGCGCGGCCAACCGGCTCGCCAACGTGCTGCGCGGCCTCGGCGTCGGGCGCGCGGACCGGGTGGCGCTGATGCTGCCGCAATCGCCGCAGACGGCGTTTTCGCATATCGCGGTCTACAAGCTCGGCGCCATCGCCGTGCCGCTGGCCTCGCTGTTCGGCGTCGACGCGCTGCGCTACCGGCTGGACAATTGCGACGCCAAGGTGCTGGTGACCACCGCCGCCGGCGCGGAAAAGATTTCCGAGATCCGCGGCGAGCTGCCGAACCTGCGCCACGTCATCACCATCGGCGGGCCGACCGAGGGCAGCCTTGGTCTCGAGGATCTGATGGAGCGCGCGCGCGACGCCTTCGAGACGTTCGACAGCGTGCCCGACGATCCCGCGCTGATGATCTACACCTCGGGGACGACGGGGCCGCCCAAGGGCGCGCTGCACGGCCACCGGGTGCTGCTGGGCCATCTGCCCGGCGTGCAGATGCCGCATGAATTCTTCCCGCAGCCCAATGATCTGTTCTGGACCCCGGCGGACTGGGCCTGGGCCGGCGGGCTCTTGAACGTGCTGCTGCCATCCTTGCACTTCGGCGTGCCCGTTGTCGCGGGACCGGCGGAGAAATTCGATCCCGAGCGCGCCTTCGAGCTGATGGCCGACTGCGGCGTGCGCAACACCTTCATTCCGCCCACGGCGCTGAAGATGCTGCGGACGATGGAGAACCCGCGCGCCAAGTATGATCTCAAGCTGCGCACCATCGGCTCGGGCGGCGAGTCGCTGGGCCGCGAGACCTTCGAGTGGGCGCGCGAGGCGCTGGGCATCACCGTCAACGAGTTCTACGGCCAGACCGAATGCAACCTGGTGCTGTCGTCCTGTGCGGCGGCCGGGGTGTCGCGCGCCGGCGCCATCGGCAAGCCGGTGCCGGGTCATGAGGTCGCGATCATCGATGCTGAGGGCAACGTGGTGGAGGCGGAGACCGAAGGGCAGATCGCGGTCAGGCGGCCCGATCCGGTGATGTTCCTGGAATACTGGAAGCGGCCGGAGGCGACGCGCGACAAGTTCGTCGGCGACTGGATGCTGACCGGCGACCAGGGGCTGATGGACGGCGACGGCTACGTGCATTTCGTCGGCCGCGACGACGACGTGATCACCTCGGCCGGCTACCGCATCGGTCCGGGCGAGATCGAGGATTGCCTGCTGTCGCACCCGTCCGTGGCGCTGGCCGCCGCCATCGGCAAGCCGGACAAGCTGCGCACGGAAATCGTCAAGGCCTTCATCGTGCTCAAAGACCCGGATGCGCGCTCCGAGGCGCTGGAGCGCGAGATCCAGAGCTACGTGCGCGAGAGGCTGGCCGCGCACGAGTATCCGCGCGAGATCGCCTTCGTCGATAGCCTCCCGATGACCACCACCGGCAAGGTTATCCGCCGCATCCTGCGCGACGAGGCCAAGGCGGAAGCCGAGGGCTGA
- a CDS encoding Fic/DOC family N-terminal domain-containing protein: MPVNIESYDLSNLVDYHYGRFPPSQLDLARLIEPLAKAQDAISRYDQMLLSLPNSELLLAPLRQNEAVISSRMEGTISTVDEVMIYEAESEDDGTSRPARDDVVEVALYSHVLRRAQTAVAKGDPINEGLIKNAHRVLLSFGRGASKSPGQYKSEQNYVGDDRRKIIYFKPISPLHLQPAMQDLLTFIETSTMLHLFKVAIAHVEFEALHPFNDGNGRIGRLLITLLLWKFGLIHKPHFYVSAFFETHKEAYIELMRAVSRDDDWTAWTAFFLEAIAEQAESNLQTAKKITTLYDDMKEPFREMSGSKWHIAAQDSIFENPIFKNSHLIKRSGMPKHVATRITKLLHEGGLLREIRPASGRRGALYMFEPLMEIVRA; the protein is encoded by the coding sequence ATGCCGGTCAATATCGAATCCTATGACCTCAGCAACCTAGTCGACTATCACTATGGGCGTTTTCCTCCTAGCCAGCTCGATCTTGCTCGCTTGATAGAACCCCTAGCAAAGGCACAAGACGCGATCTCACGCTACGATCAAATGCTCCTGTCACTTCCAAACAGCGAGCTTCTCTTGGCCCCGCTTCGCCAAAACGAAGCAGTTATCTCTTCTCGGATGGAGGGGACAATTTCAACCGTCGATGAGGTCATGATCTACGAGGCGGAAAGCGAAGACGATGGGACATCACGGCCCGCACGGGATGATGTCGTTGAGGTGGCTCTCTACAGCCATGTTTTACGCCGCGCCCAAACCGCTGTTGCCAAAGGTGATCCAATTAACGAGGGGCTTATCAAGAACGCGCATCGTGTTCTTTTAAGCTTTGGCCGCGGTGCAAGCAAATCTCCAGGTCAATATAAATCAGAACAAAACTATGTCGGCGACGACAGAAGAAAAATAATTTATTTCAAGCCGATCAGCCCCCTGCATCTTCAACCCGCCATGCAGGACCTCTTGACGTTCATTGAGACGTCCACAATGCTACATCTGTTTAAGGTTGCTATTGCGCATGTCGAATTCGAAGCACTACATCCGTTCAACGATGGGAATGGACGTATCGGCCGGCTGCTCATAACGTTGTTGCTGTGGAAATTCGGCCTAATTCACAAACCCCATTTCTACGTCAGTGCGTTTTTCGAGACCCACAAGGAAGCATACATCGAATTGATGCGTGCTGTCTCGCGCGATGATGACTGGACCGCTTGGACGGCATTCTTCCTGGAAGCCATCGCCGAGCAGGCCGAGAGCAATCTTCAAACAGCGAAGAAAATCACGACCCTTTACGACGACATGAAAGAACCGTTTCGGGAAATGTCCGGTTCGAAATGGCACATCGCGGCCCAAGACAGCATATTTGAGAATCCGATTTTCAAGAACAGTCATCTGATCAAGCGCTCGGGCATGCCCAAGCACGTGGCCACTCGGATCACAAAGCTTTTGCACGAAGGCGGCTTGTTGCGAGAAATCCGTCCCGCGAGCGGCCGCAGGGGCGCACTCTACATGTTCGAGCCGCTGATGGAAATCGTTAGAGCTTGA
- a CDS encoding lipopolysaccharide biosynthesis protein, giving the protein MLGMLRARLSALREGTTDAAGAQRTALFTFTVRIFGAALAYLSQVFLARWMGGHEYGIFVVVWTWIVIVGVIAPLGFNAAVLRLIPEYLEKNQPELLRGVLLGCRAYSVGSAALLAAIGALSVWLLSGEIASYYILPAYLMALCLPLFTLTDVQEGIARANSWSDLAMLPTYIWRPLLILAVMLGASLLDWPHTAVTACVAAIIATWLVGLGQYAAINRRLRRIVAPGPRAWAPRAWLAIALPIFLAEGFFALLTSSDVLMVGYFMPPERVAVYFAAAKTLALVHFVYFAVKAATAHRYSRLHHAGDRAGLAAFVEASVKWTFWPSLAGTLFLLAFGKYILLMFGKDFADGQLLLSILLIGVLARAAIGPVDALLTMAGEQKRCAMAYLAAFVCNLTLNLTLIPLYGLEGAAIATAAAMVIEAALLFSITRRHLGLYTFIWRPAGVALDTRAEAAHG; this is encoded by the coding sequence ATGCTCGGCATGCTCCGCGCCCGCCTCTCGGCGCTGCGCGAGGGCACCACCGACGCGGCCGGCGCCCAGCGCACCGCGCTGTTCACCTTCACCGTGCGGATCTTCGGCGCGGCGCTGGCGTATCTGTCGCAGGTGTTTCTCGCCCGCTGGATGGGCGGACACGAATATGGCATCTTCGTCGTCGTCTGGACCTGGATTGTCATCGTCGGGGTGATCGCGCCACTGGGGTTCAACGCCGCTGTGCTGCGGCTGATCCCCGAGTATCTGGAAAAGAACCAGCCGGAACTGCTGCGCGGCGTGCTGCTCGGCTGCCGTGCCTATTCCGTTGGCTCCGCGGCGCTGCTCGCGGCCATTGGCGCCCTCAGCGTGTGGCTGCTCAGCGGCGAGATCGCCTCCTACTACATCCTGCCCGCCTATCTGATGGCCCTGTGCCTGCCGCTGTTCACGCTCACCGACGTGCAGGAGGGCATCGCGCGCGCCAACAGCTGGAGCGATCTGGCGATGCTGCCGACCTACATCTGGCGGCCGTTGCTGATCCTCGCCGTGATGCTTGGCGCCAGCCTCCTCGACTGGCCGCACACCGCGGTCACCGCCTGCGTCGCCGCCATCATCGCGACATGGCTCGTGGGTCTCGGGCAATACGCGGCCATCAACCGCCGGCTGCGCCGCATCGTCGCGCCAGGTCCGCGCGCCTGGGCCCCGCGCGCCTGGCTGGCCATCGCGCTGCCGATCTTCCTGGCGGAGGGCTTCTTCGCGCTGCTCACCAGTTCCGACGTGCTGATGGTCGGCTATTTCATGCCGCCCGAACGGGTCGCCGTCTATTTCGCCGCCGCCAAGACGCTGGCCCTGGTGCATTTCGTCTATTTCGCCGTCAAGGCGGCCACCGCGCACCGCTACTCGCGGCTGCATCACGCCGGTGATCGCGCCGGGCTCGCCGCCTTCGTGGAAGCCTCGGTCAAATGGACCTTCTGGCCGTCGCTCGCCGGCACCCTGTTCCTGCTGGCCTTCGGCAAATACATCCTGCTGATGTTCGGCAAGGACTTCGCCGACGGCCAGCTGCTGCTGTCGATCCTGCTGATCGGCGTGCTGGCGCGCGCCGCCATCGGTCCCGTCGACGCGCTGCTGACCATGGCCGGCGAGCAGAAGCGCTGCGCCATGGCCTATCTCGCCGCCTTCGTCTGCAATCTGACGCTGAACCTGACGCTAATCCCGCTCTACGGCCTCGAGGGCGCGGCCATCGCCACCGCGGCCGCCATGGTCATTGAGGCGGCGCTGCTGTTTTCCATCACCCGCAGGCACTTGGGGCTCTACACCTTCATCTGGCGGCCTGCGGGCGTCGCGCTGGATACGCGCGCGGAGGCGGCCCATGGCTGA